CTGCAGCGTCGGTATCCGGAGGCCTATGTTCACAGCCTGGAGGCACAGGCGGAGGGTGTGCCGCGGGTGCTCGAGGCCATCGGCGAGGGGGTCACGTTCACCGCACTGGAGCATACCGCGGCGGCTGATTCGCTGGCCGTGCTGCGCCCCCGCCTTTCCCGGCAGGAGAAGGCCGCGGCACTGTATCAGGCATTCCATTACAGCGGACGGCCCTACGACTTCGATTTCGATTTCCGCACCGACTCGGCGCTGGTCTGTTCCGAGTTGGTCTACAAGGCCTATGAGCCTGGTGGGTCCCGGCAGGGACTGCCCCTGGAGACTGAGACCATCCTCGGGCGGCCGGTGGTCACGCCCAACGGCCTGGCGCGGCTCTACGACCGCAATGCCGATACCGCCGCCCCCCTGTTCGATCTGGTGCTGTTCCTCGATGGCTACGAGCGAGGGGAGCGGGCGGAGGAGTCGACGCCGGCAGCCTTCCGGGCGAGCTGGCGGCGCCCCAAATGGCACGTGCTCGTCCAGGAGCCGCCGGAACCCGCGCTTCCCGGCAGTGCGGGGGAGTCAAGGCTGTGATCGTGGCCTTGCTCCCTGGCGGCGTTCGGCCCGACGCCGGCGCCGGCTCCGCTCATGGAGCGCACGCGCTACAATTTCCACATCGGATGACCCGGGACAGAAACCGCGGATGGACAGATTCGACGAGATGTCGCGCCGGCGCAGGCGGGCGCACCAGCGCCTGCTGGAGCTGAAATCGGGCGTCTATGCCGCCTTCCTCGACATGGAGCGGGCGGCTTTCGGCGACGGTGCGCTGGCGAAGCGGCACAAGGAGCTCATCGCCGTGGGCATCTCCGTGACCATCGACTGCGAATCGTGCATGCAGTGGCACATCGAGCAGGCGGCGCTGGCCGGCGCCACGCCGGAGGAGGTGCTCGAGGCGGTGGAGGTGGGCATGGAGATGGGCGGCGGCCCCGCCACCGTCTCGGCCCGCTTCGCCCTCGAGGTGATGGAGCGGGTCTTCGGCGCCGGATCCCCGTGACCGTCCACTACCGCCATGTCCAGTTCGGCACCCTTCAGGTGGTCCTGCTGGGCGGGGCCGCGCTGGTGGTGCTGGCGGTCATCGCCGTGAAGGGCTGGCACCCGGCCCTGGGCGTGGCGCTCGCGATCCTGGTCCCGGCCCTGCTGCTGTTCTGGCGCCTGGTGGTGGAGGTGGACCCGCGCGGAGTGAGCCTGCGCTTCGGCGTCGGGCTGATCCGCCGGACGTTCCCGCTGGCGGAGATCACCGCCGCGGAACCGGTGCGCAACCGCTGGTACTACGGCTGGGGCATCCGCTACACGCCCCATGGCTGGCTGTTCAACGTCTCCGGCCTGGAGGCGGTGGAGATCACCCTCGCCCCGGGCCGGCGCTACCGCATCGGCACCGACGAGCCCCGGGCCCTGGCCGCGGCCATCCGCACGGCGCTGGAGGAGAGCGGGGCCGGCGCCTGACCGGCGCCGGGCCGCGCCGGCGGCGGGGGATGGTGTAGCCTTCGTGACGGACGGTGCAGAGAGGAGAACCCCGTTGGAACCCGAGATCCGGCCGGCGTCGACCGACGCCGACATCGCCGCCTGCTTCCCGGTAATGGTCCAGCTCCGCCCCCGGCTCGCGGCGGGGGAGTTCGTCGCGCGGGTGCGCGCGCAGATGGAGCAGGGCTACCGGCTGGCGGCCCTGCGCGAGGCCGGGGCGGTGCGCGCCGTGGCCGGCTACCGCACCGGCCTGAACCTGGCCTGGGGCCGGTTCCTCTACGTGGATGACCTCGTCACCGCCGCCGACGCCCGCTCCCGGGGCCACGGGCGGGCGCTGCTGGCCTGGCTGGAGGCCGAGGCGCGGCGCCTGGGCTGCGACCAGCTGCACCTCGATTCGGGCCGGCAGCGCGTCGACGCCCATCGCTTCTACGCGCGCGAGGGGCTGGACGGCGGCAGCCTTCACTTCATGAAGCGCCTGCGGGAGGAGCGTTGAGCGCCCGCGCGCGCCCCGGCCGGGCGGCGCCGCGGTTAACGGGGCATCCCCATGCGTGAGCTGCACACCGAGATCCTCATCGAGGCGCCGGCCGAACGGGTCTGGTCCATTCTCGCCGACCTGGCCGCCTACCCCGACTGGAACCCCTTCATCACCGCGGCCGAGGGCGTCCTCGAGCCGGGCGCGCGCCTGACCCTGCGCATCGAGCCCCCGGGCGGGAGGCCCATGACCTTCCGCCCGCGGCTGCTGGCGGTGCTGCCCGGGCGCCAGCTGCGCTGGCTCGGCCGGGTCGGCGTCCCGGGCCTGTTCGACGGCGAGCACGGCTTCGGGATCCACCCGGAGGGGGAGGGGCGGGTGCGCCTGGAGCAGTGGGAGCGCTTCGGCGGCTTCCTGGTGCCCTTCCTCTGGCGGCGCGTCGCGGCGCCGACCCGGGCGGGCTTCGAGGCCATGAACGCGGCCCTGAAGGCGCGCGCCGAGGCCGCCGGGACGCCCTGAATGTGTAGAATAGCGCCTCGCCCCCGAACGTCACGGAGAACACCGGTACCGAGATGGCCAACGAAATCCGCCTGAAGCACTGCCCCAGCTGCCGCATCACCGTTTCCGCCAGCCACGACACCTGTCCCGAGTGCGGCGCCGTCCTGGAGCCCGGGGAGGCGCCCCGGCGCCGGCTGACCCCCGGCCAGCGGCGGCTGCGGATAGGCGTCATCGCCATCCTGGGCGCCCTGTTCGGCCTCATGTTCGGGGCGCGCATGGGGCTCTACGACGGCTCCGGCGGGATTTTCTCCCTCCTGCTGATGGTGGGCGTCGGCGCCTTCTGCGCCGCGATCCTGGGGCGGCTGGCCCTGCGCTGAGGCGCGGAGGTCCGATGCCGCGCCACCCCCAGCCCCGGCCGCCGGCGGGCGCGCCCGCCGACGATCACCGCCTGGAGCTGACGCGGGACCATGCGGTGGTGCGATTCTCCACGCCCCGCCCGGTGCTCAGCTCGGCGATCCACAACGGCGGCCTGGTGGAGGCGGCGGGGGCGCTGATCCTGCGGGTGGCGGCCAACCACGACGGCGCCGCGGCGGGGCACGAACCGCCCCGGGCGACCCTGGCGCGCCGCGCCCGGGCCCTCGGTCTGGCGCCGGCGACCGTGGGCATGATGACCTCCGCGTCACTCGATTCGCTCCGCTACGTGGCCCTGCGCGAGGGCGGCGTGCGGGTGGCGGCGCTGGTGACCGCCGGCGTCTCCAACGCCCGCCGGGCCGGCGACCGGGCCGAGTGGCGGACCTTCGACCCGCCGCCGCCCGCCGGCGGCACCATCAACACCCTGGTGCTGACCGACGCCCGCCTCGGGACGGCGGCCCTGGCCGAGGCGCTGATGGTGGCCACCGAGGCGAAGGCCGCGGCGCTGCAGGGCCTGGGGGTCTTCTCCCCGGTCTCGGGCGGCACGGCCACGGGCACGGGAACCGACGCCACCGCGGTGGCGGGCGGCCACGGGCCGGCGGTGGCCGAGTGGTGCGGCAAGCACACCCTGCTCGGGGAGATGATCGCCCGCGCGGTCATCGACGCCCTGACCGACTCCCTGCGCGGCTGGGTGTGAGGCCGCGCCGGGGGCGCGCCGGAGGCGTATAATTCCACCCCTTACCGGCAACCCACTTCCCCCTGCGCCGGGTCGGGAGCATCCATGGACCTGCAAGTCTGGATTACCCTGCTCATCGCCGCCATCCTCATCAGCCTCTCGCCCGGGGCGGGAGCGGTCACCTCCATGAGCTACGGGCTCACCCACGGCGTGCGCAACGCCTTCTTCGCCGTGCTCGGGCTGCAGCTGGGCTGGATGACCCAGTTCCTGGTGGTGGGCATCGGCCTGGGCGGCATCATCTCCGCCTCGGTGACCCTGTTCACCCTCATCAAGTGGATCGGCGTCATCTACCTGGTCTGGCTCGGAGTGCAGAAGTGGCGCGAGTCGGGGGAGCTGAAGCTCAAGGGCGTGGGGGTGGCCTTCTCCCCCTGGCGCGCCTTCTGGCAGTCGGCACTGGTGAACCTCACCAACCCCAAGGCGCTGGTGTTCCTGGTGGCCCTGCTGCCCCAGGTGCTGGATCCGCACCGGCCCCAGCCGCTGCAGCTCACCCTCATCGGCCTCACCCTGCTGGCGGTGGACCTGGTGGTGATGACCGGCTACAGCGTGATGGCCTCGCGCATGCGCCGCTGGCTGCGCAACACCCGCGCGGTCATGTGGCAGAACCGCGTCACCGGCACGGTGCTCATCGGCGCCGGGCTGCTGCTCTCCACGGCCCGCAACCGGGTCTGACGCCGCGCGCGGCCGGTCGCCCCGCGGGCCGAAGCGGGTTAATCTTTGCAGAGACATTCAGGGAGGGCCCATGTCCGACGTCAATCCCATCGTGCGCCTGCTCGACGCGCTGCACTTCGCCGCCGACCGGCATCGCGACCAGCGCCGCAAGGACAGCGCGGCCTCGCCCTACATCAACCACTGCATCGAGGTGGCGCAGGTGCTGGCCGAGGCGGGGATCACCGACACCGAGGTGCTGATGGCGGGGGTGCTGCACGACACCGTGGAGGACACCCGGACCACGCCCGCCGAGATCGAGGCGCGCTTCGGCGCGCGGGTGCGGGGCCTGGTGGACGAGGTCAGCGACGACAAGTCCCTCCCCGGCGGCACGCGCAAGCGGCTGCAGGTGGAGAACGCCCCCCACGCCAGCCCCGATGCGCGGCGCATCAAGCTGGCGGACAAGTACTG
This region of Thioalbus denitrificans genomic DNA includes:
- a CDS encoding carboxymuconolactone decarboxylase family protein, with protein sequence MDRFDEMSRRRRRAHQRLLELKSGVYAAFLDMERAAFGDGALAKRHKELIAVGISVTIDCESCMQWHIEQAALAGATPEEVLEAVEVGMEMGGGPATVSARFALEVMERVFGAGSP
- a CDS encoding GNAT family N-acetyltransferase, which produces MEPEIRPASTDADIAACFPVMVQLRPRLAAGEFVARVRAQMEQGYRLAALREAGAVRAVAGYRTGLNLAWGRFLYVDDLVTAADARSRGHGRALLAWLEAEARRLGCDQLHLDSGRQRVDAHRFYAREGLDGGSLHFMKRLREER
- a CDS encoding SRPBCC domain-containing protein, which produces MRELHTEILIEAPAERVWSILADLAAYPDWNPFITAAEGVLEPGARLTLRIEPPGGRPMTFRPRLLAVLPGRQLRWLGRVGVPGLFDGEHGFGIHPEGEGRVRLEQWERFGGFLVPFLWRRVAAPTRAGFEAMNAALKARAEAAGTP
- a CDS encoding adenosylcobinamide amidohydrolase, giving the protein MPRHPQPRPPAGAPADDHRLELTRDHAVVRFSTPRPVLSSAIHNGGLVEAAGALILRVAANHDGAAAGHEPPRATLARRARALGLAPATVGMMTSASLDSLRYVALREGGVRVAALVTAGVSNARRAGDRAEWRTFDPPPPAGGTINTLVLTDARLGTAALAEALMVATEAKAAALQGLGVFSPVSGGTATGTGTDATAVAGGHGPAVAEWCGKHTLLGEMIARAVIDALTDSLRGWV
- the rhtB gene encoding homoserine/homoserine lactone efflux protein, yielding MDLQVWITLLIAAILISLSPGAGAVTSMSYGLTHGVRNAFFAVLGLQLGWMTQFLVVGIGLGGIISASVTLFTLIKWIGVIYLVWLGVQKWRESGELKLKGVGVAFSPWRAFWQSALVNLTNPKALVFLVALLPQVLDPHRPQPLQLTLIGLTLLAVDLVVMTGYSVMASRMRRWLRNTRAVMWQNRVTGTVLIGAGLLLSTARNRV
- a CDS encoding HD domain-containing protein yields the protein MSDVNPIVRLLDALHFAADRHRDQRRKDSAASPYINHCIEVAQVLAEAGITDTEVLMAGVLHDTVEDTRTTPAEIEARFGARVRGLVDEVSDDKSLPGGTRKRLQVENAPHASPDARRIKLADKYCNVHDITGRPPAGWPRRRCLEYLDWAEAVVAGCRGLNPALEARFDAALAAGRAALDPGAD